The region TTtcattaaataaacaaacattatttatcattttatagttttatatatgtatatttgttttatattataagcttcaaaaataaaataagtcattaactacaaatttattggtttaagattttttttaataataataattttgaagtgttttACATTTTTGGGTATGTGAAAACCATCTGCCAGCTCCATTTCACTTGATCCCAGAATTAGTAAAAGTAAAAACTCCTAGAGTACAATTTTCTAGATTAGAAAAATTCAAACTCATAGCCAAATATAAGAAAGTGTTCCAATTCACTTGcttctcttttgattattaatggtatACGCATTTGTAGTCCCTTGTGTAGTAGTGAAATAAATTTGGCATTTCAGTCTAAAAAGAATaataacagaaaaaaaaaaaagtaatgaaACGGAATGGATTTATACATGTGTTAGTTAGGTATATATAATAATGAATGAAAAACAAAAGGATATTAATGTCTGGCTTACATATCTACAGTCAATGACTTGTCCATTGCATGCATATATCACACTAAATATACCACACCACACCACAAAGGGCTTCTCAACTCACTCAAAAGTCACATATTGTATACACACCCACGGATACACagagatatataaatatatatatatatatatttatataataagtgtgtagataacgaaaattttttgttttaacatttttttattttttcccgttaactttaacagaatattcttatatttaacataatatttttatatttaactgtaggttgtaaacataatttaaacttaaataaataattaattagataagttaaaatatgatatttttaagatattttacaatgataattatttaaaaataataaaacaatatatttaataacttaaataaaatttaaacttaatattatattaaacaaataatatataatctGTTGTTGTCACtgacaaattcaaaaactagagcaaacataaacttaaataaaaataaataaatatattaattaaaatagaatatttttaagatattttatgataatttaaataattaaataataataataatggcatatatatatatcttttttttatcttataaatttgtgtgatagtttatttttcaTCAAATGATTAgaactctttttcttcatcaaatttactaaaggacattgtgagatacattagaaactaaaaaaagttgatgcatgtatactactatctacactatgattgcttctattcttattttatttctattattaattttttttaaatattattgtcttttatatatatatatgtcatagagtcatgtaaatatatatatatatttatgttaacggtgtatttagatgtcatatatgtagaaattattgatataaatatttatttatactatataattataattcgttctattatatatatatatatatatttaaaaaaaaatagtaaattgatttttattaaaattatagataatatttacaactttaaaactaaacaaactaaACCTGCATTGCATATTGTttctacctaatatatatatatatatatatatatatataattgacatTTAACACTTAGATAACTGTAAGAAACAATGAGTCAGATCAGCTAAAAACAGTAGTAGTAAAATTATTTGATTAAAGCACCTGAAAGTCCTGTTCTTTCTAGGATCCTAATTATGAAATGATATAGAATTTTGAGTGTGGGACACGGACAAAAAACTTTtgtactaaattaatatgtatacATACATGCATTTCATAATAGCAAAGCATATTTTGTCTCACTGTAATATCGCTTAAGCACAACTTGTATTTTTTTTGGGGGGGAATATTGTGATAACATCACGAGGAGTGAGGACAATTCTTGATTCCTGACCACATATGATATCCCTCCATATCATCATCATCAATCACAACAACCGGTGCCACCACTTATTACTTTTTTCCAGCTTTGATTTGCATTCACTTGTTCTATATGTCCTTGTACTAGAACCACAACTCTCTCACTACTATATATACATTTTAGCTATAATTCTACAAACCCTTCTCTTTTTTTCTCCTTTCTCTTCATTTATGGCAACTTATAACCACTATTGTTCTCTCATAGGGGCCATGGATCGTCTATGGTTTCATCAAATCATTCTTCTTTCACAACCAGTTTCAACACCTCAATCCACCTCTAAATCCTCCTCTGTTGAAGATGAAAAAGTTGAAGACATATCATCTGATTTTTTGCATAATTCGAATTCATCAAATTCATCTGACTCGTCAAACTCACTGCTACCTCCAAAGGTAAAACTAGTAACCACTGTACTGTCttaattatcattattattaaacATTCTTCTTTCACTTGAAAACTACTTGAGCTTTTATAGTTGTGTGATATAGGATGATGATGAAGGTGACAAAGAGAAGATCATTAGCAAGAAGAAGAGGCCAAAAAGATCAAGATTTGTAGCAGGGTCTAGAATCATGATGATCAGATCTCattcatcatcaccatcatcaaCTAAAAATAGACAATCATGCCCTAGTCCAACAAGTACAATAACAAGGGTACTTGAGAAATCTATGAGTTGCAAGAGCTTGGGGGAGCTAGAGCTTGAAGAGCTTAAAGGGTTCATGGATCTTGGTTTCATATTCAAGAAAGAGCATGTAAGTCCAAGAATGGTGAATCTATTACCTGGTTTACAAAGGCTTGAACAAGTGTACAAAAACAAGTATAGCTCTTCTCATAAAGTAGAACAAGTTCAAGCcaaagaaattgatgaagaacaAGAACGAGaacaggaagaagaagaagatcaagAGAGAGGTGTGATTAGGCCATATTTATCTGAAGCTTGGCTCATAAAGAGACCAAGTTCACCTCTACTAAGTCTAAGGGTGCCAAGAGCAACTGCAGCTGCTGACATGAAGAAACATCTCAAGTTTTGGGCTAGAACTGTTGCATCTGAAATCCATCAAGAATCTTAATTATCATGATTAATTAAGATTTGGGTTAGTACCCAATTGATGAGATTTAGGAAAGATGTGACAGAGACAAGAGATATTTAGTAGTAAAGGGTGTGAAAAATGCAACTGTAAAAAAGAGTTTTTTCTATGTATGTTGTTGTGATTCAAGAAGAGTAGTCAAGactatgtataaaattattaattaatagaaaaagTGATAATTTTGATTTGTTCTTCAATGCTTTAATTAACAATTTTAACCTCCAACAAAGTAGGGAGCCAAAAGTTTGATTGACTTAAAGTTGCAAAAAAAcggttttttttatttcttttcataaAGGCTTTAAGGGATAAGGCTAGACAAGAACCAATAAAGAAGATAAATATGCATGAACAGCATCAAAATGACCCTACCACGATGATAAAGACTTTTGAAAAGGAACAAAAAAATAAAGTTGGCATTTCTGCATAGGCTACAAATACTAATAATGTTTTGACTAGTGTAAAACAtatcaaaatataattatattaataagtGTATATTTTTGTTAAGTATTCATTCAGCTTGTCtggaagcatgattattagaatagTAGATGCATAAATACTAAATgtaatcttatatatatatttataatttcacAAGATACCATGTTTATAACTTTAATTTTATTCTCAAAATACACTTATTTAACTTacattaattaatttaagttaaattaactaaaaataatataaaacaaaatacatttaatttttttaaaaaaaatcaacattaaattaaaaatttaacgTGAATATATAATATCATTTAGTTATAATTTAATAGAAGGCTATTTTAagattttcataaaaatattatcAGAAAAATTTATTAGAATTAGATCAACGACTGTCTCTACTTCATTTTGGGAATaaaaaatttgtaataaaatttagaagaaaaaaatacaaaattatatCTAGTGTTTAAAGAGTATATAAAATTGTATTAAACCTGAAAAAATAGACATAATGCATCACTTTCATGCAGGCTGTTCGGTCCACTGGGGTTCCTTTTCATATGGAGTCTCCTTTCAGCTTTTGAGGCCTGATTAGAGAAGTGGACCAAAAAATGTGTAAATGGCTGATAAATATTTGGAAAAATAGAATAGATCCTAAAGTAATGGTTGTCAGTGCTCATGGCCCTAAACTAATATGGCCTTAAGAAAttagcatttttgtgggttgggTTGCCTAGATGTCTTACTCCTTCTCAGTGGGCTTTGGAATTTTCTGCATACTTGGCTTTTCTTTTTTCTTGGTTCATGTTCATGATTGGTGCTGCCTAGCCTACCTAAGCAGTACCAGCCAAGAATACTTAGAGAGCAATCCTAACCATGGAGAATGCATGCCAATCTTATGTTCCACACTATACatgttaatatatttatatatatatatatatatctttcatataataaatgtgtagataactgAAATTATTGGTCTTAAtaggtttttgttttttttttcattaattttaacagaatattcttatatataacagaATATTGTGATATTTAgcagtagattgtaaacatgatttaaactaaaatcaaattaaataattaattaattaaacaaatcaaaataggatatttttgagatattttacaatgaaaattaaattaataaaaccaGATTTATCACCCATGCACTCCACTCCTAATGAGGAAGGGATTTTCAATCTAGATGAAGAACGGAGTGAGAACATGAATGATTTCCCATCTCTATCCGATTTACATTATGTATGTTattatatcttttatataaaaagtgtatagataactaaatttttttgttttaacggtttattTTGTTAACTGTTATACCCTAAATTTTGAGATGGATTTAATTATCTCGAAATATAGGATCGTAGAGATAATGTTCGAAGGAATAAATTAAATgaacatattaatttaattaagtgTCTCACTCGAAATAAGGAGTTAGCTTGAAAGGAACGGACCGTTCCAAATGTTGACTTCGAAAGCTCAAAGGATGGTGACGTGAATAGCACCGCAACTATCAACTCGAACCATGGTGTAGGCTTGAAAGCGTATATTCGGGAGATAACAGGTAGTTGTGTTTACATATTAAAAACCTACAATTGTGGGCTTAGTTATATATTTTCTTAGTCAATCCTATTTTCTTGAGATCAtttatatttcaaatttaaattatatattgttgtaacttccctaaaatgCGAGAAAGAATATCATAATCCAATCTATAAATATtgagtttttttatttgtaaGGGACGCTCAAGTTTTGTAATCAGAACttctgtaaaattgcttccaaAGCTTTAACACAAATTACATTAATAATAGTGCCCCGAGCCTAGGTACTACAAAAATTATCCTAATAATGGTCTCGATCCTCTGGATCATCTGAAATAGAACCGGGGGCAGTACAACCAGCCAAACTTAGATCTGAGGGCACACTTAAATGCCCAAAGAGAGCCTTTACAACCAGTTTACGAGAATAATTATAAGTCGATACTACAATAAGGAGTTGGAGTTCCTTTGAACAATAACCAGCTCCCAGTAGTCCAGGCTCCGCCCCAGGTAGATCCAGTTCAGGAGAGAATAAACGCGCTCAAGGAATAATTTAGGCTCCTgcgagaagaaaaaaaacaaggaCAAGGTATATCACTCAGACGGAGAGCTCGAGCCCTTCGCCCTTCAAATTTTGGGCACACCATTCCCAAATGGTTTAAAATACCCCATGTGGCACCTTATGATAGAAATATTGACCTTGGTATTCACTTGAGCACTTTTAATACAGTAATGAGGGCTAGTAACGTGGGTTTCGAACTCAGATGCATGCTATTTTCGACCACGGTATCAGGAGCAGCACAGAGCTAGTTCAATAAGTTTCGAAGATATTCTATCTTGTCATCAAAACAGTTGTCGAAGGATTTTAAAAAGAAATTTTGTGCTACAAGAACCATCAAACCCGAAGCATCGTCCTTGAAAAACATCAAACAACAGCCGAAAGAATCACTCAAAAATTATCTTGGGAGATTCAATATTGAGGCTACTCGAGCTCGAGATGTTGATAACAGTATCCATCTAATGGCTATTCGAGTTGGAATCTTGCTAGCGAGCGCCTTTTGGGATGAGTTGCAACGAAAACCAGTTAGAACTATAATGGAATTCATGGAGTGAGCACAGAGGTTTATCAATGTAGATGAGGTCAGGTCAGCATTACAGCTGGCACCTTCGACCCCAGTAACTACAATGATGAACGTGAACCCTGCTACAAGCTCGGTGGCGCCAACCACTACACAACCCTCTGGTGATAACTCTTTCAAACGGAAGAAGAATGAGGGAAATACTCTGAGGCAGAAGGGAGTAAGAAGAAAAAGAGAgacaaatatatctccatttaCATTGTGTACATCGAGCTAAAAGagactcgggagaatatctacatGAAGAATGAGAGTCAGGTGCCTTTTCAAGGACCTGAACCAATGCACAATCTACACGCCAAACGAGATCAAAATAAATATTGTCGGTTCCGTAGAAATATCGGCCACATGACTGAGGAATAATGTAGACAGCTGATGGATGAGATTGAtagattgatctcgagaggttacctCAGGTAGTATGTATGAAATATGGGAAATAACCAGGGGCAGGATCCACAAAACCAAAGAGTGGCACTGGCTACACCTGCACAACCACCTCAGTTTGCAGCAACCCCTGCTCGGGAACATAACCGACCACCTttgatagatggagaggatgtaataatcATCTCTGGAGGACCCCATATAGCCAGAACGAGTAGGAATACTTAGAAAAGATATGTACAAGAGTTGAAAACTAAAGATTGATCGCCTTATGTTCCAGAGCcccgagctccaaaacaacaaaagGTCGATACCTAACCCATAACTTTTATAAAAGAAGATGCCTCTCATGTACAGTTCCCACACAACAACCCTTTGGTCATATCTATcaagcttgccaacaaaagagtttGCCGGGtactgattgataatgggagctcgatcAATATCATGTATAAGACAACATTTGAAAATATGGGCTTATCAGTTTGAGACTTAAAAGCATGTGCCAGCACCctgtatggattttcaggagatGGAATGCGActgtcagaatcccgtgatctagcaggggaaagaccaggtaaaatttgtgcaatcccacatcgcttgggaaaggtcaagtgtgatgattctaagactctgtaggtatgggactacacaattgaagagggcttaagtggattgataggtactacctataccaacaagatgcatctc is a window of Humulus lupulus chromosome 4, drHumLupu1.1, whole genome shotgun sequence DNA encoding:
- the LOC133831030 gene encoding uncharacterized protein LOC133831030; this translates as MATYNHYCSLIGAMDRLWFHQIILLSQPVSTPQSTSKSSSVEDEKVEDISSDFLHNSNSSNSSDSSNSLLPPKDDDEGDKEKIISKKKRPKRSRFVAGSRIMMIRSHSSSPSSTKNRQSCPSPTSTITRVLEKSMSCKSLGELELEELKGFMDLGFIFKKEHVSPRMVNLLPGLQRLEQVYKNKYSSSHKVEQVQAKEIDEEQEREQEEEEDQERGVIRPYLSEAWLIKRPSSPLLSLRVPRATAAADMKKHLKFWARTVASEIHQES